A section of the Sphingomonas sp. LT1P40 genome encodes:
- a CDS encoding RlmE family RNA methyltransferase, whose translation MSRGGTRGHTRVRTGRGRTSQSIRWLERQLNDPYVKKAKAEGYRSRAAYKLIELDEKFGMLKGSKRVVDLGLAPGGWSQVVRRQVPKAAIVGIDLLPVDPIEGVTIFQMDFMDDSAPDRLVEALGGAPDLVMSDMAANTVGHPQTDALRTMGLVEAAFQFAIENLEPGGTFVSKIFAGGGDSQFVAEMKRNFATVKHAKPPSSRKGSVEWFVVAQGFKGRAEEAVADGAESD comes from the coding sequence ATGAGCAGGGGCGGCACCAGAGGCCATACCCGCGTCCGCACCGGGCGCGGACGCACCAGCCAGTCGATCCGCTGGCTGGAGCGGCAGTTGAACGACCCCTACGTCAAAAAGGCGAAGGCGGAGGGCTATCGCAGCCGTGCCGCCTACAAGCTGATCGAGCTGGACGAGAAGTTCGGCATGCTGAAGGGATCGAAGCGCGTCGTCGATCTGGGCCTGGCCCCCGGCGGGTGGAGCCAGGTCGTGCGGCGGCAAGTGCCAAAGGCGGCGATCGTCGGCATCGATTTGTTGCCGGTCGATCCGATCGAGGGCGTGACGATCTTTCAGATGGATTTCATGGACGATTCCGCACCCGACCGGCTGGTCGAGGCGCTGGGCGGCGCGCCCGATCTGGTGATGTCGGACATGGCGGCGAACACGGTGGGTCATCCGCAGACCGACGCGCTGCGCACGATGGGGCTGGTCGAGGCGGCGTTCCAGTTCGCAATCGAGAATCTGGAACCGGGCGGCACCTTCGTCAGCAAGATCTTTGCGGGCGGGGGCGACAGCCAGTTCGTCGCCGAGATGAAACGCAACTTCGCCACCGTGAAGCACGCCAAGCCGCCGTCGAGCCGCAAGGGTTCGGTCGAATGGTTCGTGGTGGCGCAGGGGTTCAAGGGGCGAGCCGAGGAAGCGGTTGCGGACGGAGCTGAGTCGGACTGA
- a CDS encoding Ppx/GppA phosphatase family protein yields MPRPPESPPARPAPPVSPPAGRARWPEARHFAALDLGTNNCRLLIARPQGSGFTVVDAFSRIVRLGEGLASSGRLSDAAIERTIAALKICADKLRRRNVALSRSVATEACRQAENGAEFIQRVYRETGIVLDIITAEEEARLAVLGCHALLEPGDGPALVFDIGGGSTELVLVDTASEQPSILDWHSAPWGVVSLTEAKGRGGGDPDDAIRSEAYARMRDSVAEAFAPFIARLPAITGTPRLLGTSGTVTTLASVHLGLPSYDRSAIDGLIVPAASMRAVSQRIADLDMAGRSAIPCIGAERADLVVAGCAILESIMDIWPAERIGIADRGIREGILRHLMKNSAR; encoded by the coding sequence ATGCCGCGCCCGCCGGAATCGCCTCCGGCCCGCCCGGCCCCACCGGTATCCCCGCCAGCGGGGCGGGCGCGCTGGCCGGAAGCACGGCATTTCGCCGCACTGGACCTTGGCACCAATAATTGCCGGTTGCTGATCGCACGACCGCAAGGGTCGGGCTTTACCGTGGTCGACGCATTTTCGCGCATCGTGCGGCTGGGCGAGGGGCTGGCGTCGAGCGGGCGGCTGTCCGATGCGGCGATCGAACGGACCATCGCCGCGCTGAAAATCTGCGCCGATAAACTGCGCCGCCGCAACGTTGCGCTGTCGCGGTCGGTGGCGACCGAAGCGTGCCGACAGGCGGAGAATGGCGCGGAGTTCATCCAGCGCGTCTATCGCGAGACCGGCATCGTGCTCGACATCATTACCGCCGAGGAAGAGGCGCGGCTGGCGGTGCTGGGCTGTCACGCACTGCTGGAGCCGGGTGACGGACCCGCTTTGGTGTTCGACATTGGCGGCGGATCGACCGAGCTGGTGCTGGTCGATACCGCGAGTGAGCAGCCCAGCATTCTCGACTGGCACAGCGCGCCATGGGGCGTGGTGTCGCTGACCGAGGCGAAGGGGCGCGGCGGGGGCGATCCCGACGATGCGATCCGCAGCGAGGCCTATGCGCGGATGCGCGACAGCGTGGCCGAGGCATTTGCGCCGTTCATCGCACGGCTGCCCGCGATTACCGGCACGCCGCGCTTGCTGGGCACCAGCGGGACGGTGACGACACTGGCCAGCGTGCATCTGGGCCTCCCCTCCTATGACCGCTCGGCGATCGACGGGCTGATCGTGCCCGCTGCGTCGATGCGTGCCGTCAGCCAGCGGATTGCCGATCTGGATATGGCGGGACGTTCGGCCATTCCGTGTATAGGCGCCGAGCGCGCCGACCTGGTGGTTGCCGGCTGCGCGATTCTGGAGAGTATCATGGACATCTGGCCCGCCGAACGCATCGGCATCGCCGATCGCGGCATCCGCGAGGGCATCCTGCGCCATCTGATGAAGAATAGCGCTCGATGA
- the gntA gene encoding guanitoxin biosynthesis heme-dependent pre-guanitoxin N-hydroxylase GntA — translation MLKPSNDSDHPLADAFRRFVKDPAFPCVGAKSALSRHQMRFVVGRDIRSAWDDLRIYPNLLALAEGYKVEPTLFQSLVVLFEEDAGLGEDEFEANLWARVQSLSEKDEWLGQKPDPRVSDDPDDPHFSLSFGGEGFFVVGLHPHASRPARRFERPALVFNLHDQFEQLRALGRYDKLRDSIVERDVALAGMANPMLARHGTVSEARQYSGRLVDADWVCPFSGRKGARNAA, via the coding sequence ATGCTGAAACCATCGAACGATAGCGACCACCCGCTCGCCGACGCCTTCCGGCGCTTTGTGAAGGACCCTGCTTTTCCTTGCGTCGGCGCGAAATCCGCGTTGAGTCGCCACCAGATGCGTTTTGTAGTGGGCCGCGACATCCGTTCCGCCTGGGACGATTTGCGCATTTATCCCAATCTGCTTGCCTTGGCTGAGGGCTATAAGGTCGAACCGACCCTGTTCCAGTCGCTGGTCGTGTTGTTCGAAGAGGACGCCGGTCTGGGCGAGGACGAGTTTGAGGCCAATCTATGGGCCCGCGTCCAGTCGCTCAGCGAAAAGGACGAATGGCTGGGGCAAAAGCCAGATCCGCGCGTCAGCGACGATCCCGACGATCCGCATTTTTCATTGAGCTTCGGCGGCGAGGGGTTCTTCGTCGTCGGCCTCCACCCGCACGCCAGCCGCCCGGCCCGCCGCTTCGAGCGCCCGGCACTTGTGTTCAACCTGCACGACCAGTTCGAACAGCTGCGCGCGCTGGGCCGTTACGACAAATTGCGCGATTCCATCGTCGAGCGCGATGTGGCGCTGGCCGGTATGGCTAACCCCATGCTCGCGCGACACGGCACGGTGTCGGAAGCGCGCCAATATAGCGGGCGACTGGTCGATGCCGACTGGGTCTGCCCCTTCTCGGGCCGCAAAGGGGCGCGAAATGCCGCATAG
- a CDS encoding urea carboxylase-associated family protein gives MPHRIEPRSGVAFEVPKGALLTVTDPTGEQVADLLAFRKDDIREVISSGRTLDYASRIYLTTGDKLYSNRSNVLLEIIEDDVGRHDFLLTPCSKDTFRIIYGDTDPHRGCFGNLVAALETYGIGPDDIPVAFNCFMNVPVDGTTGELRVDPPLSKAGDRIVFRAMDDLIIGLTACSALQSNNGSFKPIDWEVTPPE, from the coding sequence ATGCCGCATAGGATCGAACCACGATCAGGCGTGGCGTTCGAGGTGCCGAAAGGCGCGCTGCTGACCGTCACCGACCCCACTGGCGAGCAGGTCGCCGACCTGCTGGCGTTCCGCAAGGATGACATCCGCGAGGTTATCTCCTCGGGCCGCACGCTCGATTATGCCAGCCGCATCTACCTGACGACCGGCGACAAGCTCTATTCCAACCGCAGCAACGTGTTGCTGGAAATCATCGAGGACGATGTCGGGCGGCATGATTTCCTGCTTACGCCGTGCTCAAAAGACACGTTCCGCATCATTTATGGCGATACCGATCCGCATCGCGGCTGTTTCGGCAACCTCGTCGCAGCGCTTGAGACTTATGGCATCGGCCCCGACGACATTCCGGTCGCATTCAACTGCTTCATGAACGTGCCGGTGGACGGAACGACGGGCGAACTGCGCGTTGATCCGCCATTGAGCAAGGCCGGCGACCGCATCGTCTTCCGTGCGATGGACGACCTCATTATCGGCCTCACCGCCTGTTCGGCGCTTCAGTCCAACAATGGCTCGTTCAAACCGATCGACTGGGAGGTAACGCCGCCGGAGTAA
- a CDS encoding M3 family metallopeptidase: MKPVSGAILLATTSLLSVNAQAQPMPKAASAPAQAATPAPDAAPMLAQWPGPFDGVPQWDKVTPAMFGPAFEAGMAEARAEFAKVRDNPEAPTFANTIEAPMKSTTSLSRVFPVWGVYTSNLATPEVQKIATEWSPKLSAFSTELSLDPKMFARVKTLYDKRQTLGLNPQQMRLLERSYRGYVTSGALLNEAQKGEIKRINGELSKAYTEFSKRVLADEETAIILTSEAELAGLSDSFKASLADEAKARGQAGKWAVKNTRSSMQPFLMYSTRRDLREKVYNAYINRGDNGDANDTNAIIASILKLRQERAVVLGFKNHAAYRMDDTMAETPANASKLMMSVWPAARARVLEEVADMQALADKEGAKIKIEGWDYRFYAEKVRKAKYDLDESEVKPYLELNNMVNAMFYAAGRLYDLQFKENTGTIPVFNPDVRTFEVTREGKTVGVFYLDNFARAGKRSGAWATSYRSRSGLRGENIVLASNNNNFTKGGAGEATLISIDDASTLFHEFGHALHSLLGNVYYPGLGGTPRDFVEYPSQVNENWLLTPDVLNRYAKHYKTGEVIPAALVDKIQKANTFNQGFDTVEYLSSAIVDMKLHDRETPVADPDAFERDTLAELKMPKEIVMRHRLPQFNHLFSSDAYSAGYYSYLWSETMDADTWAAFEATGNVWDKATADKFRTVLLATGNETDRKEAYRAFRGRDPDVKALFKRRGFPSE, from the coding sequence ATGAAGCCCGTTTCCGGCGCGATTCTGCTCGCCACCACCTCGCTCCTTTCCGTCAATGCACAGGCTCAACCCATGCCAAAAGCCGCGTCCGCCCCTGCCCAGGCCGCCACCCCTGCTCCCGATGCCGCACCGATGCTGGCACAATGGCCCGGCCCGTTCGACGGGGTGCCGCAGTGGGACAAGGTGACCCCCGCAATGTTCGGTCCCGCGTTCGAGGCGGGCATGGCCGAGGCACGCGCGGAGTTCGCCAAGGTCCGTGACAACCCCGAAGCGCCGACCTTTGCCAACACGATCGAAGCGCCGATGAAATCGACCACGTCGCTCAGCCGTGTGTTCCCGGTGTGGGGCGTCTATACCAGCAACCTCGCCACGCCCGAGGTGCAGAAGATCGCCACCGAATGGAGCCCGAAACTGTCGGCTTTCTCGACCGAACTCAGCCTCGACCCCAAGATGTTCGCGCGGGTCAAGACGCTCTATGACAAGCGCCAGACGCTCGGCCTCAATCCCCAGCAGATGCGCCTGCTCGAACGCAGCTATCGCGGTTACGTGACCTCGGGCGCGCTTCTCAACGAAGCGCAGAAGGGCGAGATCAAGCGCATCAACGGCGAGCTGTCGAAAGCCTATACCGAGTTCAGCAAGCGCGTGCTGGCAGACGAGGAAACCGCGATCATCCTGACCAGCGAAGCCGAGCTTGCGGGGCTGTCCGACAGCTTCAAGGCAAGTCTGGCGGATGAGGCGAAGGCGCGCGGCCAGGCAGGCAAATGGGCGGTCAAGAACACGCGTTCGTCGATGCAGCCGTTTTTGATGTACTCGACCCGCCGCGACCTGCGCGAGAAGGTGTACAACGCCTATATCAATCGCGGCGATAACGGCGACGCGAACGATACCAATGCGATCATCGCCAGCATCCTGAAGCTGCGGCAGGAACGCGCGGTGGTGCTGGGGTTCAAGAACCACGCCGCCTATCGCATGGACGACACGATGGCGGAGACGCCCGCCAATGCCAGCAAGCTGATGATGTCCGTTTGGCCCGCCGCCCGCGCCCGCGTGCTGGAGGAAGTCGCCGACATGCAGGCGCTGGCCGATAAGGAAGGTGCCAAGATCAAGATCGAGGGCTGGGACTATCGCTTCTATGCGGAGAAGGTCCGCAAGGCGAAGTACGATCTGGATGAAAGCGAAGTGAAGCCGTATCTGGAGCTGAACAACATGGTCAACGCCATGTTCTACGCCGCCGGACGCCTCTACGATCTGCAGTTCAAGGAGAATACCGGCACGATTCCCGTGTTCAACCCGGATGTCCGCACGTTTGAAGTGACCCGCGAGGGCAAGACCGTCGGGGTCTTCTACCTCGACAATTTCGCGCGTGCGGGCAAGCGTTCGGGAGCGTGGGCGACCAGCTATCGCAGCCGTTCGGGGCTGCGCGGTGAAAATATCGTGCTGGCGTCGAACAACAACAATTTCACCAAGGGCGGCGCGGGTGAAGCGACGCTCATCAGCATCGACGATGCATCGACATTGTTCCACGAATTCGGCCATGCGCTGCACAGCCTGCTCGGCAATGTCTATTATCCGGGACTGGGCGGCACGCCGCGTGATTTCGTCGAATATCCCAGCCAGGTGAACGAAAACTGGCTGCTGACGCCGGATGTGCTCAACCGTTATGCCAAGCATTACAAGACCGGCGAAGTGATCCCGGCGGCGTTGGTGGACAAGATCCAGAAGGCGAATACGTTCAACCAGGGGTTCGACACGGTCGAATATCTGTCGTCAGCAATCGTCGATATGAAGCTGCACGACCGTGAGACGCCGGTGGCGGACCCCGATGCATTCGAACGGGACACGCTGGCGGAACTGAAGATGCCGAAAGAGATCGTGATGCGGCACCGGTTGCCGCAGTTCAATCACCTGTTCTCGTCGGACGCCTATTCGGCGGGTTATTACAGCTACCTATGGTCGGAGACGATGGACGCCGACACTTGGGCGGCGTTCGAGGCGACGGGGAATGTGTGGGACAAGGCGACCGCCGACAAGTTCCGCACCGTGCTGCTCGCCACCGGCAACGAGACGGATCGCAAGGAAGCATATAGGGCGTTCCGGGGCCGCGATCCGGACGTGAAGGCGCTATTCAAGCGTCGCGGTTTTCCGTCGGAGTGA
- a CDS encoding ImuA family protein: MADPAVISQLRETLNAIQGSGYRRRPVLPFGLDKIDTRLTDGGLRLDALHEIAGDTADLTDDAAATLFVAGIAARAWGPVLWVVRRRDLFAPGLYQAGLAPKRVLYAEAADDAELLAIMEEGLRHRGLGAVVGEAQRVGMPATRRLQLAAEGGRTIALLMKRHPRYAGDPLGAPSAAVTRWRVACAPSTPLPVEGVGRARWRLTLARQKGGEGFQQLVEACDETGRCALPARLAHRKAAAGGANREAA, from the coding sequence GTGGCCGACCCTGCCGTCATCAGCCAGTTGCGTGAGACGCTGAATGCGATCCAGGGCAGTGGATATCGCCGCCGTCCGGTGTTGCCGTTCGGGTTGGACAAGATCGACACGCGGCTGACCGATGGCGGGCTCAGGCTCGATGCGTTGCACGAAATCGCCGGCGACACCGCCGATCTGACCGACGATGCCGCCGCCACCCTGTTCGTCGCGGGGATTGCGGCGCGGGCATGGGGGCCGGTTTTATGGGTGGTGCGGCGGCGCGACCTGTTCGCACCCGGCCTGTATCAGGCGGGACTGGCCCCGAAACGCGTGCTTTATGCCGAGGCGGCGGACGACGCAGAATTGCTGGCGATCATGGAGGAAGGGCTGCGCCATCGTGGCCTGGGCGCGGTGGTGGGGGAGGCGCAGCGGGTGGGCATGCCGGCGACGCGGCGGCTACAATTGGCGGCGGAGGGCGGGCGCACGATCGCGCTGCTGATGAAACGCCATCCGCGTTACGCGGGCGACCCGCTTGGCGCGCCCTCCGCCGCCGTCACCCGCTGGCGCGTGGCCTGCGCACCCTCGACGCCATTGCCCGTGGAGGGGGTGGGCCGCGCCCGCTGGCGACTGACGCTGGCGCGGCAAAAGGGAGGTGAGGGTTTTCAACAATTGGTGGAGGCGTGCGATGAAACGGGTCGCTGCGCTCTTCCTGCCCGACTGGCCCATCGAAAGGCTGCGGCAGGTGGAGCGAACCGCGAAGCAGCCTGA
- a CDS encoding Y-family DNA polymerase: MKRVAALFLPDWPIERLRQVERTAKQPERPSDLAVLASIEPLRAAAAAEQVHACSVPRGGGWRPGAKWARAERDAQIAALPAHQRPSRRELGRRDEAAGNPFRPMQSDEVGKQIPAGKPDKPARVAVTPPPQPVQGGLVTTIREGSRIVIAAASAEARAAGIRSGMPVTQARAQVSGLDIRPADPDGDLAVLNALALFAARRWSPIVAVEGTDTLLIDITGTAHLHGGEAMMARRIVRLLRRRGYSARIAIADTVGAAWALAHHGRDPVSILSATEQAKAIAALPIPALRADTKSVELLRRLGIDTIGQLAAMPRAPLTRRFGATLVTRLEQALGSLPEPLAPVIPREAIMVVRRFIDPVATAEGIAHWIGALVPELCAALESEGLGARAVELVADRVDGVPQRIRVGLARATRDPMHLVRLIARRIEDVEPGYGIDAITLYVRRAEPLTAQPFDERLDEDTKPDLAPLVDTLATRIGLARLSRRRPVESDVPERSVARDGVLDAPARRGARLKPGDVGQLDRSTVPDPWRIDWPRPVRLLRQPERLDHVLAALPDQPPRRFTWRGSVIHVMHADGPERITGEWWRRAAETHAVRDYFRVEDDAGRRYWLFRRGDGERGVTGDLSWYLHGLFG; the protein is encoded by the coding sequence ATGAAACGGGTCGCTGCGCTCTTCCTGCCCGACTGGCCCATCGAAAGGCTGCGGCAGGTGGAGCGAACCGCGAAGCAGCCTGAGCGGCCATCCGATCTGGCAGTCCTCGCATCGATCGAACCGTTGCGGGCGGCGGCAGCGGCTGAGCAGGTGCATGCCTGTTCGGTGCCGCGCGGCGGCGGCTGGCGACCGGGCGCGAAATGGGCGCGAGCGGAACGCGACGCACAAATTGCCGCGCTGCCCGCACATCAGCGCCCATCCCGGCGCGAGTTGGGGCGGCGCGACGAGGCAGCAGGCAATCCCTTTCGCCCAATGCAATCGGACGAGGTCGGCAAGCAGATTCCGGCGGGAAAGCCGGACAAGCCAGCGCGCGTTGCCGTCACGCCACCACCACAGCCTGTTCAGGGCGGTTTGGTCACTACGATCCGTGAGGGCAGCCGTATCGTCATCGCCGCCGCCTCTGCCGAAGCGCGTGCCGCCGGAATCCGATCCGGCATGCCGGTCACTCAGGCACGAGCACAAGTGTCCGGCCTCGACATCCGCCCCGCCGATCCCGATGGCGATCTCGCCGTACTCAACGCGCTGGCGCTGTTCGCCGCGCGGCGCTGGTCGCCGATCGTCGCGGTCGAGGGAACGGATACCTTACTGATCGACATCACCGGCACCGCACATTTGCACGGCGGTGAAGCGATGATGGCGCGGCGGATCGTCCGGCTGCTCAGGCGGCGGGGCTATTCGGCGCGGATAGCGATTGCCGACACGGTCGGCGCGGCATGGGCGCTCGCACATCATGGCCGCGATCCCGTAAGCATTCTGTCGGCAACCGAGCAGGCAAAGGCAATCGCTGCCTTGCCCATTCCTGCCCTTCGCGCTGACACAAAATCAGTCGAACTTCTCCGCCGGCTGGGCATCGACACGATCGGCCAGCTTGCCGCAATGCCGCGCGCACCCCTCACCCGGCGTTTTGGCGCAACGCTGGTGACGCGGCTCGAACAGGCGCTGGGAAGCTTGCCCGAACCGCTTGCCCCGGTGATTCCGCGCGAAGCCATCATGGTCGTGCGCCGTTTCATCGATCCGGTGGCGACGGCCGAGGGGATCGCGCACTGGATCGGCGCGCTCGTCCCCGAACTCTGCGCCGCGCTTGAGAGCGAAGGGCTGGGCGCGCGCGCAGTCGAGCTGGTCGCGGATCGCGTGGACGGCGTCCCGCAACGCATCCGCGTCGGCCTCGCCCGTGCGACCCGCGACCCGATGCATTTGGTTCGCCTGATCGCGCGGCGGATCGAGGATGTCGAGCCCGGCTATGGCATCGACGCCATCACCCTCTACGTCCGCCGCGCCGAACCACTCACCGCGCAACCATTCGACGAACGGTTGGATGAGGATACCAAGCCCGACCTGGCCCCGCTGGTCGATACGCTGGCGACCCGGATCGGGCTGGCACGGCTGTCACGACGGCGTCCGGTCGAAAGCGACGTCCCCGAACGCAGCGTCGCCCGCGACGGCGTGCTGGATGCACCGGCGCGGCGCGGCGCAAGACTGAAACCCGGCGATGTCGGCCAGCTCGATCGCAGTACCGTGCCTGACCCGTGGCGCATCGACTGGCCCCGTCCGGTGCGGCTGTTGCGGCAGCCCGAACGGCTCGATCATGTGCTGGCCGCGCTCCCCGACCAGCCGCCACGCCGCTTCACCTGGCGCGGCAGCGTCATCCACGTGATGCACGCCGATGGCCCCGAACGCATCACGGGCGAATGGTGGCGACGTGCGGCGGAGACGCATGCCGTGCGCGACTATTTTCGCGTCGAGGACGATGCAGGCCGCCGCTACTGGCTGTTCCGCAGGGGGGATGGCGAACGCGGCGTGACCGGCGATCTTAGCTGGTATCTGCACGGGCTGTTCGGATGA